TGACTCATTATTGACATAATATTTTCATTTTCACCAAATAAAGTTTACTTTTGCAGTCCCAAAAACAAATTGATATTAACTTTAAATTTTATATAAAATGACAAAAGCAGAGTTGGTTAACGAAATTTCTATTAAAACCGGTATTGAGAAAATGGTGGTTCAGAATGTAGTTGAGTCCATGATGAAAGTAGTGAAAAACTCCTTAGTACAGCAAGACAATGTGTATTTGAGGGGTTTTGGTAGTTTTATTGTTAAAAAAAGAGCGCAGAAAACAGGTCGTATCATTACCAAAAATACTGCAATTATTATCCCTGAGCATTTTATTCCTGCATTTAAGCCTGCAAAAACTTTTACTGATAAAGTAAAAAACGCTTATAAGAAAAAAGAGTCGCAGCCACAGCTGTAATTTAACCGATGAGTTCATTTTCAAAAAGTACACTCATTGGTGTTTCCGCTGTAGTGTTGGTGGGCTTATTGTTTCTTCTGCCAAGACATAAAAAAAGTGAAAAGGCGGTAGAAATTCCTATCACTAGCGGATTTAATATTGATCAGTTTGAACAACAGGCAAAGCTTTCACTCGATTCAACTCAACATCATTTATATGATGCATTGAATGGTTTAAAAGAACCTGAACGATTTGACTCAGTTTCAGCATTTTGGGATAGAAATGGGGTGCCCGGATTGGCTGCGCATTATAT
This is a stretch of genomic DNA from Bacteroidia bacterium. It encodes these proteins:
- a CDS encoding HU family DNA-binding protein, which codes for MTKAELVNEISIKTGIEKMVVQNVVESMMKVVKNSLVQQDNVYLRGFGSFIVKKRAQKTGRIITKNTAIIIPEHFIPAFKPAKTFTDKVKNAYKKKESQPQL